The Calditerrivibrio nitroreducens DSM 19672 genome window below encodes:
- the truA gene encoding tRNA pseudouridine(38-40) synthase TruA, whose amino-acid sequence MEPSLYNKKCTVEYDGTEFHGWQFQKGLVTVQSEIEAALSKIYKKQIHIIGSGRTDAGVHALAQVFNFRAEKYIESEPLNLGLNSLLPRSIIIKKVEDVDVNFHAQKSAKSKTYLYKILNSELPSAFLRNRVWWVRNSIDIEIFSEILSQFVGTFDFSAMCTMKSLKENSVRTINFINVYKTEHIINIEINANGFLHNMVRNIIGTAFFIYRKKLHPSTVMEIIESRDRKKGGPTAPPQGLYLKEVFY is encoded by the coding sequence TTGGAACCATCTCTATACAATAAGAAATGTACAGTAGAATATGATGGCACGGAGTTTCATGGATGGCAGTTCCAAAAGGGGCTTGTTACCGTACAATCCGAAATTGAAGCTGCATTAAGCAAAATATACAAAAAACAGATACATATCATCGGATCCGGAAGAACAGATGCTGGAGTACACGCATTGGCACAGGTGTTTAATTTTCGTGCTGAAAAATATATAGAAAGTGAACCGTTAAACCTTGGACTAAATAGCCTTCTCCCGCGAAGTATTATCATAAAAAAAGTAGAAGATGTGGATGTTAATTTTCACGCCCAAAAATCTGCAAAGAGTAAAACATATCTATACAAAATTTTAAACTCCGAACTTCCTTCAGCGTTTCTAAGAAATAGGGTGTGGTGGGTCAGAAATTCCATTGATATTGAAATTTTTTCTGAAATTTTGTCTCAATTTGTAGGAACTTTCGATTTTAGTGCGATGTGTACCATGAAAAGCCTTAAGGAAAATTCGGTTCGTACGATAAATTTTATTAATGTTTATAAAACAGAACATATTATAAATATTGAGATAAATGCAAACGGTTTTCTACACAACATGGTGAGAAACATCATAGGCACAGCTTTTTTCATTTACAGAAAAAAACTTCACCCTTCCACCGTCATGGAAATAATTGAAAGCAGAGATAGAAAAAAAGGGGGCCCCACGGCACCCCCCCAGGGTCTATATCTAAAAGAGGTTTTTTATTGA